One region of Chaetodon auriga isolate fChaAug3 chromosome 5, fChaAug3.hap1, whole genome shotgun sequence genomic DNA includes:
- the imp4 gene encoding U3 small nucleolar ribonucleoprotein IMP4 produces MLRREVRLRREYLYRKAQEDRLRTIEEKKHKLKGALDENHLLPTEVRKDALQLQKLLEYDDGGAEGVSSHMDDEYKWAGVEDPKLMVTTSRDPSSRLKMFAKEVKLMFPGAQRMNRGNHEIAALVRACKANNVTDLVIVHETRGQPDGLVVCHLPFGPTAYFTLYNVVMRHDVPDIGTMSEAYPHLIFHNFTSRLGKRVSNILKYLFPVPKEDSRRVITFANQEDFITFRHHTYKKTDHKNIELTEVGPRFEMKLYMIKLGTLENESTADVEWRHHAYTHTAKKRRFLSVQ; encoded by the exons ATG TTGCGTCGCGAGGTGAGGCTGAGACGAGAGTACCTGTACAGGAAAGCTCAAGAGGACAGGCTCCGAACGATTGAGGAgaagaaacacaagctgaagGGCGCACTTGATG AAAATCATCTTCTTCCAACTGAGGTACGCAaagatgctctgcagctgcagaaactATTGGAGTATGATGATGGAGGCGCAGAAG GTGTCAGCTCACACATGGATGATGAGTATAAATGGGCTGGAGTTGAAGATCCTAAACTCATGGTCACCACATCCAGAGACCCCAGCTCCAGACTCAAAATGTTTGCCAAG GAGGTAAAGTTGATGTTCCCTGGAGCCCAACGCATGAACAGAGGAAACCATGAGATCGCTGCACTTGTACGAGCCTGCAAAGCCAACAACGTTACAGACCTTGTCATCGTGCATGAAACAAGAGGACAGCCAG ATGGCCTGGTGGTGTGCCATTTGCCATTTGGACCCACAGCTTATTTCACACTTTACAATGTGGTAATGAGGCATGATGTTCCAGACATAGGCACTATGTCTGAGGCCTATCCCCACCTAATTTTTCACAACTTCACTTCACGACTTGGCAAGAGG GTATCAAATATCCTCAAGTATCTTTTTCCCGTACCAAAGGAGGACAGTAGGCGTGTAATCACATTCGCCAACCAAGAGGACTTCATCACTTTCAG ACATCACACCTACAAAAAAACAGACCACAAGAATATTGAGTTGACAGAAGTAGGACCcaggtttgaaatgaaat TGTACATGATCAAACTCGGCACTCTGGAGAATGAGAGCACCGCAGATGTGGAATGGCGTCaccatgcatacacacacacagctaagaAAAGGAGGTTTCTTAGTGTGCAATAG
- the araf gene encoding serine/threonine-protein kinase A-Raf, producing the protein MSSTSSSYSSSGETSPEDVPRGGGTIRVYLPNKQRTVVNVRQGQTVHESLDKALKVRGLSQECCAVFRLLEGRKRLTDWDTDITPLVGEELLVEVLDDIPLTMHNFVRKTFFKLAYCDFCHKFLFNGFRCQTCGYKFHQHCSSKVPTVCLDMDTVSKRCDSNTCTDEYPRILLPEKSPSQSNLALTPEPAGMDLLSPTSAFRFPMPGGDGQSLQRHRSTSTPNVHMVSTVGPAGASIIEEALKFNNTMGPEPSPKPSTSPPSSLGSPGRRPPKSPSEHKERKPSSSDDKKKVHRGGYRDSSYYWEVHSREVNIQKRIGAGSFGTVFKGKWHGDVAIKILKVTEPTPEQLQAFKNEMQVLRKTRHVNILLFMGYMTKPNFAIITQWCEGSSLYRHLHVTETKFDTMRRIDVARQTAQGMDYLHAKNIIHRDLKSNNIFLHEGWTVKIGDFGLATVKSRWSGSQQVEQPSGSILWMAPEVIRMQDSNPYTFQSDVYGYGVVLFELMSGTLPYSNINNRDQIIFMVGRGYLSPDLSKLYSTSPKSMKRLIIDCLKFKRDERPLFPQILVAIEQVQDLLPKIERSRSEPSLHRAVHAEDLNPLLFHTTRLMPL; encoded by the exons atgtcctccacctcctcctcctactcctcctcgGGAGAGACTAGTCCAGAGGATGTACCCCGAGGTGGGGGCACCATCCGAGTCTACCTCCCCAACAAACAGAGGACAGTG GTGAATGTTCGCCAAGGACAGACTGTGCACGAGAGTCTAGATAAAGCACTCAAAGTGAGAGGCCTAAGCCAAGAGTGCTGTGCTGTATTTCGCCTTCTGGAAGG TCGTAAGAGGCTGACAGATTGGGACACAGACATCACTCCTCTGGTTGGAGAGGAGCTTTTAGTCGAGGTTCTGGATGATATTCCCCTCACCATGCACAACTTT GTACGGAAAACTTTCTTCAAGCTGGCTTACTGTGATTTTTGCCACAAGTTTCTTTTTAACGGCTTCAGATGTCAGACATGCGGCTACAAATTTCACCAGCACTGCAGTAGCAAAGTCCCAACTGTGTGTCTGGACATGGATACAGTAAGCAAACG GTGTGATTCCAATACCTGCACAGATGAGTACCCACGGATATTGTTGCCAGAGAAATCCCCATCCCAGAGCAACTTAGCCTTAACCCCAGAACCTGCTGG GATGGACCTCCTGTCCCCGACCTCGGCCTTTCGCTTCCCCATGCCAGGTGGAGATGGCCAGTCTCTACAGAGGCATCGCTCCACCTCCACTCCCAATGTTCATATGGTCAGCACAGTGGGCCCTGCTGGTGCCAGCATTATAGAG gAAGCACTTAAATTTAACAACACAATGG GTCCAGAGCCCTCACCGAAGCCCTCCACCAGCCCACCGTCCTCTCTTGGCTCTCCGGGAAGGAGACCACCCAAATCTCCTTCAGAACACAAGGAGCGAAAGCCCTCCTCGTCCGACGACAAAAAGAAAGTG CACCGAGGGGGCTACAGAGACTCAAGTTACTACTGGGAAGTCCACTCTCGAGAAGTCAACATTCAGAAGAGAATAGGCGCCGGCTCCTTTGGAACTGTGTTCAAGGGAAAGTGGCATGGAGACGTGGCAATCAAGATCCTTAAAGTCACAGAGCCAACGCCTGAGCAGTTACAGgccttcaaaaatgaaatgcaggTCTTGCG GAAGACCCGCCACGTCAACATCCTGCTGTTCATGGGCTACATGACTAAGCCAAACTTTGCTATCATCACCCAGTGGTGTGAAGGCAGCAGCCTGTACCGCCATCTGCACGTCACAGAAACCAAGTTTGACACTATGCGTCGCATTGATGTggccagacagacagcacagggCATGGA tTATCTTCATGCAAAGAACATAATTCATCGAGATCTGAAATCAAACA ACATTTTTCTCCATGAGGGCTGGACTGTTAAGATTGGTGACTTTGGCTTGGCCACAGTCAAGTCTCGGTGGAGCGGCTCTCAGCAGGTTGAGCAGCCCAGTGGATCCATTCTCTGGATG GCTCCTGAGGTGATCCGAATGCAGGACAGCAACCCATATACATTCCAGTCTGATGTATACGGCTATGGAGTAGTGCTGTTTGAGCTGATGTCAGGGACCCTGCCTTACTCCAATATCAACAACAGAGATCAG atAATCTTTATGGTTGGACGTGGTTACCTGTCTCCAGACCTCAGTAAGCTGTATAGTACCTCACCTAAGTCGATGAAAAGACTTATCATTGACTGCCTGAAGTTCAAACGTGATGAGAGGCCCCTATTTCCACAG ATCCTGGTAGCCATTGAGCAGGTTCAAGATCTGCTGCCAAAAATTGAGCGGAGTCGCTCGGAGCCATCGCTCCATCGGGCCGTCCATGCAGAGGACCTGAACCCCCTCCTGTTCCACACCACCAGGCTGATGCCGCTTTAA